A single region of the Salmo salar chromosome ssa16, Ssal_v3.1, whole genome shotgun sequence genome encodes:
- the LOC106573648 gene encoding olfactomedin-4 gives MKSSLVFTLMLTGLVSILPQSSPSDCVCDLKNSEHPFPHDKLQTVENSASKCTKNITPQQAMEVEGLLLGLKRRLPQLEADVSVLEQEDDGDLYGTVSLQVIENELSLIQNLIAKLNSTTHSHQRLNTDTAEQLQKLKEEMGKLEKFDNMQVVRGKEVNKRLRRDLDQCQNGHHPTAPPPEPAPGNCPLGHLRSVTGPNTYSVTEYGASYTYGSWGRDPKPAAGKESWFWIVPLTSSNVFSNFVRLYSSLSSLVVGVSVPGSVAIHSSNPTTNTIQGPNVVMYGDALYYNCYNKDAVCRFNITAKTVTTMDLPKGTGFNSKFNFCHLDACYGYTDMDLATDESGVWVIYSSPDNFGNLVLAEVIPDSPPTLGRTWTTSAHKRAVTNTFMACGVLYATRYLSKEAEEIFYSFDTVSGRERYDISMEIKKMSTNIQSLNYSPFDHMLYAYSDSMVVSYKVNFG, from the exons ATGAAGTCCTCTCTGGTGTTCACATTGATGTTGACTGGGCTTGTCTCCATCCTCCCTCAG TCTTCGcccagtgactgtgtgtgtgacctgaAGAACTCTGAGCACCCCTTTCCTCATGACAAGCTGCAGACTGTAGAGAACAGTGCCTCAAAGTGCACTAAAAACATCACTCCACAGCAG GctatggaggtggagggtctgttgcTGGGTCTGAAGAGGCGTCTACCCCAGCTGGAAGCTGATGTGTCAGTGCTGGAGCAGGAGGACGATGGGGATCTGTATGGGACGGTGTCTCTTCAGGTCATAGAGAACGAACTGTCTCTGATCCAGAACCTCATCGCCAAACTCAACAGTACCACTCACAGCCACCAACGCCTCAACACAGACACTGCTGAACAG CTGCAGAAGCTCAAAGAAGAGATGGGGAAGCTGGAGAAATTTGACAACATGCAGGTGGTCAGGGGAAAGGAGGTTAACAAACGTCTGAGGAGGGACTTGGACCAGTGCCAGAACGGCCACCATCCTACTGCCCCACCCCCTGAACCTGCACCTG GAAACTGTCCCCTGGGACACCTCCGGAGCGTGACTGGTCCCAACACATATTCAGTCACTGAGTATGGTGCCTCATATACTTATGGCTCCTGGGGTCGCGACCCCAAACCTGCTGCAGGGAAGGAGAGCTGGTTTTGGATAGTGCCTTTGACTTCAAGCAATGTCTTCTCTAACTTTGTGAGACTTTATAGCAGCCTGAGCTCTCTGGTTGTGGGGGTCAGTGTTCCAGGCAGTGTGGCAATTCACTCCTCCAaccccaccaccaacaccatccaGGGGCCTAACGTTGTAATGTATGGGGACGCCCTCTACTACAACTGCTACAACAAGGACGCTGTCTGCCGCTTCAACATCACAGCAAAAACAGTCACCACCATGGACCTACCCAAAGGTACTGGGTTCAACAGCAAGTTCAACTTCTGCCATCTGGATGCTTGTTATGGTTACACTGACATGGACCTGGCTACTGATGAGTCTGGTGTCTGGGTGATCTACAGCAGCCCTGATAACTTTGGTAACCTGGTCCTCGCTGAGGTGATTCCTGACAGTCCTCCCACCCTGGGCCGGACCTGGACCACTTCAGCTCACAAGCGTGCTGTGACCAACACCTTTATGGCGTGCGGTGTGCTCTACGCCACGCGGTACCTGAGTAAGGAAGCAGAGGAGATCTTCTACTCCTTTGATACTGTGAGTGGCCGGGAGCGTTATGACATCAGTATGGAGATCAAGAAAATGTCCACCAACATCCAGTCCCTCAACTACAGCCCCTTTGACCACATGCTGTATGCCTACAGTGATTCGATGGTTGTTTCCTACAAGGTTAATTTTGGGTAA